The Rhododendron vialii isolate Sample 1 chromosome 5a, ASM3025357v1 genome contains a region encoding:
- the LOC131326239 gene encoding uncharacterized protein LOC131326239 isoform X1: MRENQFLQFLMYEAPPFKEQVRANPWGSKYQHSDSTQPASSTHGGSSVLRPLPNSNRRSQQVIGPQKGPSKEWKPKPANPNLTQGSRIDGSTEVPTATEITIQSNPVLSVLDSKEATSKLQRKLICGTFLIVC; the protein is encoded by the exons ATGAGGGAAAATCAATTCTTG CAGTTTCTGATGTACGAAGCTCCACCATTCAAGGAACAAGTACGAGCAAATCCCTGGGGTAGCAAATATCAACATTCAGATTCAACACAACCTGCGTCTTCTACTCATGGTGGCTCTTCTGTTCTTAGGCCTTTGCCCAATTCAAATAGACGTTCACAACAAGTAATTGGTCCTCAAAAAG GTCCTAGTAAGGAATGGAAACCAAAGCCAGCGAACCCAAATCTCACTCAAGGATCTAGAATAGATGGTTCAACTGAGGTTCCTACCGCAACAGAAATTACTATCCAGTCCAACCCTGTTCTGAGTGTCCTTGATTCAAAAGAAGCCACATCAAAACTACAGAGGAAGCTAATATGTGGAACGTTTCTCATAGTGTGTTAG
- the LOC131326239 gene encoding uncharacterized protein LOC131326239 isoform X2 has product MRENQFLFLMYEAPPFKEQVRANPWGSKYQHSDSTQPASSTHGGSSVLRPLPNSNRRSQQVIGPQKGPSKEWKPKPANPNLTQGSRIDGSTEVPTATEITIQSNPVLSVLDSKEATSKLQRKLICGTFLIVC; this is encoded by the exons ATGAGGGAAAATCAATTCTTG TTTCTGATGTACGAAGCTCCACCATTCAAGGAACAAGTACGAGCAAATCCCTGGGGTAGCAAATATCAACATTCAGATTCAACACAACCTGCGTCTTCTACTCATGGTGGCTCTTCTGTTCTTAGGCCTTTGCCCAATTCAAATAGACGTTCACAACAAGTAATTGGTCCTCAAAAAG GTCCTAGTAAGGAATGGAAACCAAAGCCAGCGAACCCAAATCTCACTCAAGGATCTAGAATAGATGGTTCAACTGAGGTTCCTACCGCAACAGAAATTACTATCCAGTCCAACCCTGTTCTGAGTGTCCTTGATTCAAAAGAAGCCACATCAAAACTACAGAGGAAGCTAATATGTGGAACGTTTCTCATAGTGTGTTAG
- the LOC131326239 gene encoding uncharacterized protein LOC131326239 isoform X3 encodes MFLMYEAPPFKEQVRANPWGSKYQHSDSTQPASSTHGGSSVLRPLPNSNRRSQQVIGPQKGPSKEWKPKPANPNLTQGSRIDGSTEVPTATEITIQSNPVLSVLDSKEATSKLQRKLICGTFLIVC; translated from the exons ATG TTTCTGATGTACGAAGCTCCACCATTCAAGGAACAAGTACGAGCAAATCCCTGGGGTAGCAAATATCAACATTCAGATTCAACACAACCTGCGTCTTCTACTCATGGTGGCTCTTCTGTTCTTAGGCCTTTGCCCAATTCAAATAGACGTTCACAACAAGTAATTGGTCCTCAAAAAG GTCCTAGTAAGGAATGGAAACCAAAGCCAGCGAACCCAAATCTCACTCAAGGATCTAGAATAGATGGTTCAACTGAGGTTCCTACCGCAACAGAAATTACTATCCAGTCCAACCCTGTTCTGAGTGTCCTTGATTCAAAAGAAGCCACATCAAAACTACAGAGGAAGCTAATATGTGGAACGTTTCTCATAGTGTGTTAG